One region of Pseudoalteromonas galatheae genomic DNA includes:
- the cyoC gene encoding cytochrome o ubiquinol oxidase subunit III gives MSAITPDTLHALEDAHEHADHDTGSNTIFGFWLYLMTDCLLFASFFATYAVLYMNTAGGVSGKDIFELGFVAVETAALLLSSITFGFAMIAANKQKKSQTLSWLAVTFAFGAVFIGMEVYEFHHLIVHGHGPQNSAFLTSFFSLVGLHGMHVTAGLIWMTVMMIEVTRRGLKPQTVTRLSCLSLFWHFLDIVWICVFTVVYLMGAM, from the coding sequence ATGAGTGCTATTACTCCCGATACGCTGCATGCGTTAGAAGATGCTCACGAGCATGCAGATCATGACACAGGTTCAAATACCATATTTGGTTTTTGGCTATATCTGATGACGGATTGTTTGTTGTTTGCCTCTTTCTTTGCCACTTATGCTGTGTTGTACATGAACACAGCAGGTGGCGTGTCTGGCAAAGACATATTCGAGCTGGGTTTTGTTGCGGTTGAAACCGCGGCCCTACTGTTAAGTAGTATTACTTTTGGTTTTGCCATGATTGCGGCAAACAAACAGAAAAAGTCGCAAACCTTATCTTGGCTTGCGGTGACATTTGCCTTTGGTGCGGTGTTCATTGGCATGGAAGTGTATGAATTTCATCACTTAATAGTACACGGTCATGGACCGCAAAATAGTGCTTTTTTGACTTCTTTCTTCTCATTAGTGGGTCTGCACGGTATGCATGTGACGGCAGGCTTGATTTGGATGACTGTGATGATGATTGAAGTGACACGTCGTGGTCTTAAGCCACAAACGGTAACGCGTTTGAGCTGCTTAAGCTTGTTTTGGCACTTTTTAGATATCGTGTGGATCTGTGTATTTACCGTTGTTTATTTAATGGGGGCAATGTAA
- the cyoD gene encoding cytochrome o ubiquinol oxidase subunit IV, translating to MSHSGSQASAQMDVHEHEHDSHGSVKSYLIGFVLSVILTAIPFAAVMSGSLSSSTTFWTLVTTALVQIWVHLKYFLHLNFVTEEGKASTLSFIFSALIIVMVVGLSVWIIYESNAMMMY from the coding sequence ATGAGCCATAGTGGATCTCAAGCGTCAGCACAGATGGATGTTCATGAGCATGAACACGACAGCCACGGTAGTGTGAAGTCGTATCTAATTGGCTTTGTGCTATCCGTTATTTTGACAGCCATTCCTTTTGCTGCCGTGATGAGTGGCAGCTTGTCATCTAGCACGACATTTTGGACGTTAGTGACAACGGCGTTAGTGCAAATTTGGGTGCACCTGAAGTACTTTTTACACCTGAACTTTGTTACGGAAGAAGGTAAGGCAAGCACGCTTTCCTTTATCTTTAGTGCGTTGATTATTGTGATGGTAGTGGGGCTGTCGGTCTGGATCATCTACGAATCGAACGCCATGATGATGTATTAA
- the cyoE gene encoding heme o synthase has product MLRRYFQVTKPGIIMGNLISVAGGFLLASRGEVDWLLFALTLLGLSLVVASGCVVNNVIDRDIDAAMARTKTRVTVTGEISSVAALSYSLVLGLSGFGLLAYFTNWIALGFAAFGFFIYVGVYSLYMKRNSVYGTVVGSLSGAVPPVVGYCVVSGVFDSGAAILLLMFCLWQMPHSYAIAIFRFDDYRAANIPVLPVAQGVEKAKHHIVLYIAIYALVVMLLPLSGYTGVAFMAVACTTSFWWLLMALKGYQRDSDLHGWARQVFAFSIVNITVLSIAMAIDNHSTVSAMLY; this is encoded by the coding sequence ATGCTGCGTCGTTATTTTCAGGTGACAAAACCTGGGATCATTATGGGAAACTTGATTTCAGTCGCAGGAGGCTTTTTATTGGCCTCTCGAGGTGAAGTTGATTGGCTGCTATTTGCATTGACTCTGCTAGGGCTATCTTTAGTCGTTGCGTCAGGTTGTGTAGTTAACAATGTCATCGACAGGGATATCGATGCGGCAATGGCTCGCACTAAAACTCGCGTGACAGTAACTGGGGAAATTTCCTCAGTTGCTGCACTGTCATATAGTCTGGTACTCGGATTATCTGGCTTTGGGCTCTTAGCCTATTTCACCAATTGGATTGCGCTGGGTTTTGCCGCATTTGGGTTTTTTATTTATGTCGGTGTTTACAGCTTATACATGAAGCGAAACTCAGTGTATGGCACGGTGGTTGGTAGCCTGTCAGGGGCAGTGCCTCCTGTGGTTGGTTACTGCGTAGTAAGCGGGGTGTTTGACTCTGGCGCTGCCATTTTATTATTGATGTTTTGTCTTTGGCAAATGCCGCACTCTTACGCCATTGCGATTTTCCGTTTTGACGATTACCGAGCCGCGAATATTCCGGTGTTGCCAGTCGCGCAAGGTGTTGAAAAGGCCAAGCATCATATTGTTTTGTATATCGCCATTTATGCACTGGTGGTGATGTTACTACCGCTTAGCGGCTACACCGGTGTAGCATTTATGGCGGTGGCCTGTACAACCAGTTTTTGGTGGTTATTGATGGCGCTAAAAGGGTACCAAAGAGACTCAGATTTACATGGTTGGGCGAGGCAAGTATTTGCATTCTCAATAGTCAATATCACAGTCCTAAGTATCGCGATGGCGATTGATAATCACAGCACAGTTTCTGCGATGCTGTACTGA
- a CDS encoding TetR/AcrR family transcriptional regulator, translated as MSTKRQQLIDCAMELFYQHGIHAIGINEVLKSSGIAKKTLYNHFESKDALVLATLEQRHHQFISWLSGCLEDVQTSEMLEKQLFLALDQWINNKVEVLGEFRGCYFINTAAEFGELTSPINQLCQRHKLAVKALLKQSLNNADDAAVERLFLLSEGIISTAYTCHDASVAKRAAEFTS; from the coding sequence ATGAGTACAAAAAGACAACAACTGATCGATTGCGCAATGGAACTGTTCTATCAACATGGCATTCATGCCATTGGCATTAACGAAGTATTAAAGTCATCTGGTATCGCTAAAAAGACTCTGTATAACCATTTTGAGAGTAAAGATGCGTTGGTGCTTGCAACACTTGAGCAGCGACATCACCAATTTATATCTTGGTTATCTGGTTGCCTTGAAGATGTCCAGACCAGTGAAATGCTCGAAAAGCAACTGTTCTTGGCGCTAGATCAGTGGATTAATAATAAGGTGGAGGTACTGGGCGAATTCCGTGGTTGTTACTTTATTAACACAGCGGCAGAATTTGGTGAGCTTACCAGTCCAATTAATCAACTATGCCAGCGGCACAAACTTGCGGTAAAAGCGTTACTCAAACAATCGCTTAACAACGCTGATGATGCCGCTGTCGAGCGCCTGTTTCTATTGAGCGAAGGGATTATTTCAACGGCGTATACCTGTCACGATGCTAGCGTGGCCAAGCGGGCAGCAGAATTCACGAGCTAA
- a CDS encoding HPP family protein encodes MREIQLALIAGAGAFIAIAILAFSQTISAEHIFLMAPLGATAVLVFGVPESPLAQPKNVIFGHIITATIGIIFAQYIGVNEFTLALATGLGVFSMLVTKTTHPPAGANPILIMLALEGWSFLFTPVIIGAVVLVLVGKATLAAKTKLTTVTAA; translated from the coding sequence ATGAGAGAAATACAACTTGCTTTAATTGCTGGAGCTGGGGCGTTTATCGCCATTGCAATATTGGCGTTTAGTCAAACGATAAGTGCTGAGCATATTTTTTTAATGGCACCTTTGGGCGCAACCGCTGTGCTGGTATTTGGTGTGCCTGAAAGCCCACTTGCGCAGCCTAAAAACGTCATCTTTGGACATATTATTACCGCTACAATCGGGATTATTTTTGCGCAGTATATTGGTGTTAACGAATTCACTTTGGCATTAGCAACGGGGCTTGGCGTATTTAGTATGTTAGTAACAAAAACTACCCACCCACCGGCTGGCGCGAATCCAATACTGATCATGTTGGCACTAGAGGGATGGAGCTTTTTATTTACGCCTGTGATTATTGGCGCCGTGGTGCTCGTACTGGTTGGTAAAGCAACGTTAGCGGCTAAAACAAAGCTAACTACAGTAACAGCTGCTTGA
- a CDS encoding UvrD-helicase domain-containing protein, whose protein sequence is MAATELLCLIDQLIALHLFSRLFYGVRGAKCTKEGLHLKSKSADSFIPFSTMTVPPAPQRGWFAQKVLIKQGHETYVLSVKNQGADELVQQLQRLWILHHGKHLQVKVRKIEQLLTRRYLSHHNQSLVRQICSALWSSWQHLDDNAVPSSLKPQVATVREIALWNERDIAEFQSAFVEHYLAKDANYFDSVESNPLTAAQRKACVIQDDRQLLLAGAGTGKTSVIKAKVGYLLHRKLAQANELLLLAYGNDAATEMRQRCQPLCDTLNCSTFHSLGMQIIEAITGVKPTISNLATDKKLFKQFIADTVQSLRQESHFERDFALFLKSSSTQQASQAIDLISQVLPLIKHAQIMGEVEQLLTQFSNQMSVIMPVLAEYQLYLSNESSIDFDDMLERAIYYVESGQFISPWKFILVDEFQDISRVRAKLIQVLLDKKAGSQLFAVGDDWQAIYRFSGGDMRLTTEFTRYFGKSTTTYLDKTFRYPQTILDTASEFICRNPEQITKHITSHTAGVAGQGVVKVMVDDELSQAQQLLNHIEQRNEGKTSVALLARNHRALPDKSKIAQWRQLYPELIISHNTFHGAKGTEADFTIVFGLKHRNFPSQVKTPAFVDALLPAQGAFPDAEERRLFYVALTRAKKQCFLLAPNDAPSYFLEEIA, encoded by the coding sequence ATGGCGGCAACGGAATTACTTTGTCTGATTGACCAATTGATAGCATTACATCTCTTTAGTCGGCTGTTTTATGGGGTACGTGGTGCCAAATGTACGAAAGAAGGCCTCCACCTTAAGTCGAAATCTGCTGATAGTTTCATCCCCTTTAGCACTATGACAGTTCCGCCAGCACCTCAGCGTGGTTGGTTTGCTCAAAAAGTCCTGATCAAACAGGGTCACGAGACCTATGTGTTAAGTGTTAAAAATCAAGGTGCAGATGAGTTAGTGCAACAATTGCAACGATTGTGGATCTTACACCATGGCAAGCACTTGCAAGTTAAAGTTCGTAAAATTGAGCAGTTATTAACGCGTCGATATCTCAGCCATCATAATCAAAGTCTAGTGCGTCAGATTTGCAGTGCTTTATGGTCTAGTTGGCAGCACCTAGATGACAATGCCGTGCCAAGTTCGTTAAAGCCTCAAGTAGCAACTGTACGAGAAATTGCACTTTGGAATGAGCGTGATATTGCTGAGTTTCAGTCTGCTTTTGTTGAACACTACTTGGCAAAAGACGCTAACTATTTTGACAGCGTTGAATCAAATCCCCTTACAGCAGCTCAGCGTAAGGCTTGTGTGATCCAGGATGACAGGCAATTACTGCTTGCTGGCGCAGGCACGGGTAAGACAAGCGTTATCAAGGCCAAAGTTGGGTATCTCTTGCATCGTAAATTGGCTCAGGCGAATGAGCTGTTATTGCTTGCGTATGGTAATGATGCCGCGACGGAGATGCGTCAGCGTTGTCAGCCTCTCTGTGATACCTTAAATTGCTCTACCTTTCATTCACTTGGCATGCAGATCATCGAAGCGATTACCGGAGTAAAGCCGACAATTTCAAATCTAGCAACGGATAAAAAACTATTTAAACAATTTATTGCAGACACCGTGCAGTCGTTGCGACAAGAAAGCCACTTTGAGCGAGACTTTGCGCTGTTTTTGAAAAGTTCGAGCACACAGCAAGCGTCACAGGCGATAGACCTGATAAGTCAGGTATTACCATTGATAAAGCATGCTCAAATCATGGGAGAGGTTGAGCAACTGCTGACGCAATTTAGCAATCAAATGAGTGTGATCATGCCAGTTCTTGCGGAATATCAGCTGTATTTAAGCAATGAATCTAGCATTGATTTCGATGATATGCTGGAGCGGGCTATTTATTACGTAGAGTCTGGTCAGTTTATTTCACCGTGGAAGTTCATCTTGGTCGACGAATTTCAAGACATTTCCCGTGTGCGGGCAAAGCTCATTCAGGTGCTGCTAGATAAAAAAGCCGGATCGCAATTGTTCGCCGTTGGTGATGATTGGCAGGCTATTTATCGCTTTAGTGGTGGAGATATGCGCCTAACCACCGAATTTACTCGCTATTTTGGAAAGTCGACGACCACATACTTGGATAAAACATTCCGTTATCCTCAAACCATTTTAGACACGGCGAGTGAGTTTATTTGCCGCAATCCAGAACAAATAACCAAGCATATCACTTCTCATACCGCAGGCGTGGCAGGACAGGGCGTAGTGAAAGTGATGGTTGATGATGAATTGTCGCAGGCGCAACAACTGCTCAATCATATTGAGCAGCGCAATGAGGGGAAAACTTCCGTTGCCTTACTGGCGAGAAATCATAGAGCATTACCTGATAAATCAAAAATTGCGCAGTGGCGGCAACTCTATCCAGAGCTTATTATTTCACATAACACCTTTCACGGTGCTAAAGGGACTGAAGCAGACTTTACGATAGTATTTGGTCTCAAGCATAGAAACTTTCCGTCACAGGTAAAAACGCCAGCATTTGTCGATGCGCTTTTACCTGCACAAGGGGCATTTCCTGACGCAGAAGAGCGGCGTTTATTCTATGTGGCATTAACCAGAGCGAAGAAACAATGCTTTTTATTAGCACCAAATGATGCGCCTTCCTACTTCTTAGAGGAAATCGCATAA
- a CDS encoding Glu/Leu/Phe/Val family dehydrogenase, with the protein MDLLKDALKRLNHIVEKTGINESTYQALAQPQRTLSSNISIRRDNGKLDYFKAYRCQYNDLLGPTKGGIRFHQESDMSEVQALALWMTLKCAAVGVPFGGGKGAVTVDPKSLSPMELERLARAYIRANADFIGPDQDIPAPDVYTNARIMGWMMDEYEKIVRKKSPAVITGKPLIFGGSEGRESATGRGAFLMIERLSEKNNWNKAEQTVAIQGFGNGGYHCARLLQQAGYKVVAVSDSKGGIYCEDGLDIESIYQEKQRNKALKAVYCDDSVCESVEHKVLSNEELLALEVDILVPAALSGAITRDNAKAVSAKYIIEIANGPIEADADEILHQQGIIVVPDILANAGGVIVSYFEWCQNRQGEAWDEQTVQDKLSKYLSNAFEEAWQLRSDEGLEMRDAVYKLALQRIESALEAHGTQSYFENRE; encoded by the coding sequence ATGGATCTACTAAAAGACGCGTTGAAAAGATTAAATCATATAGTCGAAAAGACAGGAATTAACGAGTCTACCTATCAAGCGTTAGCCCAGCCTCAAAGAACGCTGTCGAGCAATATCTCAATTCGTCGTGACAACGGTAAACTTGATTATTTTAAGGCGTATCGTTGTCAATACAATGATTTGCTAGGTCCAACAAAAGGCGGAATACGCTTCCATCAAGAATCTGATATGAGTGAGGTGCAAGCTTTAGCCCTTTGGATGACGCTAAAATGTGCAGCGGTTGGTGTGCCATTTGGTGGCGGTAAAGGTGCCGTAACCGTTGATCCTAAATCACTAAGTCCCATGGAGCTTGAGCGCCTTGCCCGAGCATACATCAGAGCTAATGCTGATTTTATTGGACCCGATCAAGATATTCCTGCTCCGGATGTGTACACCAATGCTAGGATTATGGGCTGGATGATGGACGAATACGAGAAAATCGTCCGTAAAAAAAGTCCTGCCGTGATCACTGGTAAACCGCTTATTTTTGGTGGTAGTGAAGGACGAGAATCCGCCACAGGTCGCGGTGCATTCTTAATGATAGAGCGACTCAGTGAAAAGAATAATTGGAATAAAGCTGAACAAACGGTAGCTATTCAAGGCTTTGGTAATGGTGGTTATCACTGTGCAAGGCTGTTGCAGCAAGCGGGTTATAAAGTCGTTGCAGTAAGCGATTCAAAAGGCGGGATTTACTGTGAAGATGGCTTAGATATAGAAAGCATCTATCAAGAAAAGCAACGCAACAAAGCGCTTAAAGCCGTGTACTGTGACGATTCGGTATGTGAAAGCGTTGAGCATAAGGTACTGAGCAATGAAGAGTTACTCGCGCTGGAAGTAGACATTCTAGTACCCGCGGCTTTATCTGGCGCAATCACCCGAGATAACGCCAAAGCAGTATCGGCGAAGTATATTATAGAAATTGCCAACGGGCCCATTGAGGCAGACGCCGATGAAATCTTGCATCAGCAGGGCATTATAGTTGTTCCTGATATTTTAGCTAACGCAGGTGGAGTCATCGTAAGCTATTTTGAGTGGTGTCAGAATCGCCAAGGAGAAGCTTGGGATGAGCAAACTGTGCAAGATAAGTTGTCAAAATATTTATCGAATGCATTTGAAGAAGCGTGGCAGCTGCGAAGTGATGAAGGGCTTGAGATGAGAGATGCTGTATACAAGCTGGCATTACAGCGCATAGAAAGTGCTTTGGAGGCTCATGGAACACAATCTTACTTTGAAAATCGTGAGTAA
- a CDS encoding ATP-grasp domain-containing protein — MRGWIIYKDSASLLKPEIYEIDRLMAVAKEEGIDLQVYSPDQFDLLVTREDEESILIDGQPVALPDFVLPRMGAGTTYFTLAIIRHLERLGVHCFNSSQSIETVKDKLYAQQILAEQNLPTPKTMLVKFPVNIELVEKQIGFPVVIKTLSGSQGSGVFLSKSRGEFDDLMQLIEATNPKANIILQRFVKSSHGRDLRVLTIGGRAVACMERNSGGKNFKANVSLGAKGSPHPITPEIEWLATQTANILNLDVAGIDLLFDEEHFKICEANSSPGFEGLEQAVDIDVAREILHFIRIRLGIFNRTGQSKKSSNGTKASKEKVVE, encoded by the coding sequence ATGCGCGGTTGGATCATTTACAAAGACTCTGCCAGTTTGTTAAAACCTGAAATTTATGAAATAGATAGATTAATGGCGGTGGCAAAGGAAGAAGGTATTGATCTTCAAGTTTACTCACCAGATCAATTCGATCTATTAGTAACCAGGGAAGATGAAGAAAGTATTCTAATCGATGGTCAGCCCGTTGCGTTACCTGACTTTGTATTGCCACGTATGGGGGCAGGCACGACTTACTTTACGCTTGCGATCATCCGTCACCTTGAGCGTTTAGGCGTACATTGTTTTAACTCTTCGCAGTCTATCGAAACCGTCAAAGATAAGCTGTATGCTCAGCAGATCCTTGCAGAGCAAAACTTACCAACACCAAAAACCATGCTGGTTAAGTTTCCTGTAAATATTGAACTGGTGGAGAAGCAAATTGGTTTCCCTGTCGTGATTAAAACGCTATCAGGCTCGCAGGGCAGCGGCGTATTTTTGTCAAAATCACGCGGTGAATTTGATGATTTGATGCAACTCATTGAAGCAACAAATCCAAAAGCAAATATCATTTTGCAGCGTTTTGTTAAGTCGAGTCACGGTCGAGACCTACGTGTATTAACCATTGGTGGCCGTGCTGTCGCTTGTATGGAGCGCAACTCTGGTGGTAAGAACTTTAAGGCCAATGTAAGTTTAGGTGCAAAAGGTAGCCCACACCCGATCACCCCTGAAATCGAATGGCTAGCAACACAAACCGCTAATATCCTGAATCTAGATGTCGCTGGCATCGACTTATTATTTGATGAAGAGCATTTTAAAATTTGTGAAGCAAACTCAAGTCCAGGATTTGAGGGACTTGAACAAGCTGTAGACATCGATGTGGCGAGAGAGATTTTACACTTTATTCGTATTCGCTTAGGGATCTTTAACCGCACTGGTCAATCAAAGAAGAGCAGTAACGGCACTAAAGCGAGTAAAGAGAAAGTAGTGGAGTAA
- a CDS encoding ATP-binding protein: MSILKRLHLITTNQDTTFEEKVTALLTLGLDVFELDIAIVSEIQADVYTVRHAITPDNSLLAGTDFELANTYCWHTLQADSALSFHHAGTSEIATHPCYANFGLESYIGAPIIVDGKRYGTVNFSASSAKAQAFSQEHLDYVSLLGQWIGVEISRQKALKKIQHRSQALAAMSRLADIGSWEVDFKKNKVYWSQQTRLIHGVDDNFIPTLDNAISFYKSGAHQSNIKQAIDDAITSKTKWDIESIIIDANGNEKWVASHGQGEYENGECVRVFGAIQDIDEQVKMRIALEQKREEAEQLLKTRSEFIAKISHELRTPLNGLVGMLQACKKETDIKEIKSNLSVAVNSADMLITLINDVLDFSKLNSNNLKLDNTPFDLHQLVEQVVGLYSPACREKGLAINFHIHKQGTNWLYSDPTRVKQIIANLVSNAIKFTPTGSIDIYADVLGSETSPLLQLSVSDTGIGIAKTNQVHLFQPFSQGDASVSRHFGGTGLGLSIVFELCNLLQGEVQVESELGKGSTFIVTFPIEFAKEADNIQKQTTEEQPISLSECKILLVDDNQINVLVMEKLLNQFGATHIDKVYNGEQAVKSCQNKTFNIVFMDCVMPIMDGFEATRSIRRLSKDKRKGPHIIALTANTSESDKAACYEAGMDNFLSKPIQLDALRGALEPFTQ; this comes from the coding sequence GTGAGTATTTTAAAACGATTACACCTCATCACCACAAACCAAGACACCACATTTGAAGAAAAAGTGACGGCGCTGCTTACGCTTGGCCTCGATGTATTTGAGCTTGATATTGCAATCGTCAGTGAAATTCAAGCTGACGTATACACTGTAAGGCATGCGATCACTCCAGATAATTCTTTGTTGGCAGGTACGGACTTTGAACTGGCAAACACCTATTGCTGGCATACTTTACAAGCAGACAGCGCACTGTCTTTTCATCACGCAGGTACTAGCGAAATTGCCACTCACCCTTGCTACGCAAACTTTGGCCTAGAGAGCTACATTGGCGCGCCGATCATTGTTGATGGTAAACGCTATGGTACCGTCAACTTTTCCGCATCCAGTGCCAAAGCACAGGCGTTCAGTCAAGAACACTTAGATTACGTGAGTTTACTAGGTCAATGGATTGGTGTTGAAATTTCTCGGCAAAAGGCGTTAAAGAAGATACAACATCGCTCACAAGCATTAGCAGCGATGAGCCGTCTTGCTGATATTGGCTCATGGGAAGTCGATTTTAAAAAGAACAAAGTGTATTGGAGCCAACAAACGCGACTCATTCACGGCGTTGATGATAACTTTATACCAACACTCGACAATGCTATCAGCTTTTATAAATCTGGCGCCCACCAAAGTAATATTAAACAAGCCATAGACGACGCTATCACCTCAAAAACCAAATGGGATATCGAATCCATTATCATTGATGCCAACGGCAACGAAAAGTGGGTCGCCTCTCACGGTCAAGGTGAATATGAAAATGGTGAATGCGTCCGAGTTTTTGGTGCCATTCAAGATATTGATGAACAAGTTAAAATGCGTATTGCATTAGAGCAAAAACGTGAAGAGGCGGAGCAACTTCTCAAGACACGGAGTGAATTTATCGCCAAAATCAGCCATGAATTAAGAACCCCGCTAAATGGTTTAGTAGGCATGCTTCAAGCATGCAAAAAAGAAACCGACATAAAAGAAATCAAAAGCAACTTGAGCGTTGCGGTCAACAGTGCAGACATGTTGATCACCTTAATAAATGACGTTTTGGACTTCAGTAAGCTAAATAGTAATAACCTGAAGCTAGACAATACTCCGTTTGATCTTCATCAGCTAGTCGAGCAAGTTGTAGGCCTGTACAGTCCAGCCTGTCGCGAAAAAGGACTTGCAATCAACTTCCATATTCATAAACAAGGCACAAATTGGCTCTATTCAGATCCGACTCGAGTTAAACAAATTATTGCAAACCTCGTGAGTAACGCCATCAAATTTACACCAACGGGTAGTATCGATATTTATGCCGACGTGCTGGGAAGTGAAACTTCACCGTTGCTACAATTAAGTGTATCAGACACAGGCATTGGGATTGCTAAGACCAATCAAGTACATCTTTTTCAGCCATTTAGCCAAGGCGATGCCAGTGTAAGTCGGCATTTTGGTGGTACTGGTCTTGGCCTTTCAATCGTATTTGAGCTTTGTAATTTATTACAAGGCGAAGTACAGGTTGAAAGTGAGTTGGGTAAAGGAAGTACCTTTATCGTTACCTTCCCAATAGAGTTTGCAAAAGAAGCCGACAACATACAAAAGCAAACGACCGAAGAACAGCCCATCTCCCTATCAGAATGCAAAATCTTGCTTGTAGATGATAATCAAATCAACGTACTGGTGATGGAAAAGCTACTGAATCAGTTTGGTGCAACGCACATCGACAAAGTCTATAACGGCGAACAAGCCGTGAAATCATGCCAAAACAAAACCTTTAATATTGTGTTTATGGATTGCGTCATGCCGATAATGGATGGCTTCGAAGCCACTCGCAGCATTCGTAGGCTTTCAAAAGATAAACGCAAAGGGCCGCATATTATTGCGTTGACCGCTAATACTTCAGAGTCCGACAAGGCAGCCTGTTATGAAGCTGGGATGGATAACTTTCTGTCTAAGCCAATTCAGCTTGACGCACTAAGAGGCGCGCTTGAGCCCTTCACGCAATAA